In Streptomyces longhuiensis, the following proteins share a genomic window:
- a CDS encoding 4-hydroxy-3-methylbut-2-enyl diphosphate reductase, whose protein sequence is MTATTGPRRVLLAAPRGYCAGVDRAVIAVEKALEQYGAPIYVRHEIVHNKYVVQTLEKKGAIFVEQTQEVPEGSIVMFSAHGVAPVVHDEAAAGKLATIDATCPLVTKVHKEAVRFAKEDYDILLIGHEGHEEVIGTSGEAPDHITLVDGPEDVANVEVRDESKVVWLSQTTLSVDETMETVDALKNKFPNLLSPPSDDICYATQNRQIAVKKLAEDAELVIVVGSKNSSNSIRMVEVALDAGAPAAHLVDFAAEIDEAWLEGVTTVGLTSGASVPDVLVDGVLEWLAERGYGDVETVKTADESITFSLPKELRRDLRAEAAALAGDDSSEK, encoded by the coding sequence ATGACTGCTACGACTGGCCCCCGCCGCGTCCTGCTCGCCGCCCCCCGGGGCTACTGCGCCGGTGTGGACCGTGCCGTGATCGCCGTCGAGAAGGCCCTCGAGCAGTACGGGGCCCCGATCTATGTCCGCCACGAGATCGTCCACAACAAGTACGTCGTGCAGACCCTGGAGAAGAAGGGCGCGATCTTCGTCGAGCAGACGCAGGAGGTCCCCGAGGGCTCCATCGTGATGTTCTCGGCGCACGGCGTCGCGCCCGTCGTCCACGACGAGGCCGCGGCCGGCAAGCTCGCCACCATCGACGCGACCTGCCCGCTGGTCACCAAGGTCCACAAGGAAGCCGTCCGCTTCGCCAAGGAGGACTACGACATCCTCCTGATCGGCCACGAGGGCCACGAAGAGGTCATCGGCACCTCGGGCGAGGCCCCCGACCACATCACGCTGGTCGACGGCCCCGAGGACGTCGCGAACGTGGAGGTGCGGGACGAGTCGAAGGTCGTCTGGCTCTCCCAGACCACGCTCTCCGTGGACGAGACCATGGAGACGGTCGACGCCCTCAAGAACAAGTTCCCGAACCTGCTCTCCCCGCCCAGCGACGACATCTGCTACGCCACGCAGAACCGCCAGATCGCGGTGAAGAAGCTGGCCGAGGACGCCGAGCTCGTCATCGTCGTCGGCTCCAAGAACTCCTCCAACTCGATCCGCATGGTCGAGGTCGCCCTGGACGCGGGCGCGCCCGCCGCCCACCTGGTGGACTTCGCCGCCGAGATCGACGAGGCCTGGCTGGAGGGCGTCACCACCGTCGGTCTCACCTCCGGCGCCTCGGTCCCCGACGTGCTGGTGGACGGCGTACTGGAGTGGCTGGCCGAGCGCGGTTACGGCGACGTGGAGACCGTGAAGACCGCCGACGAGTCGATCACCTTCTCCCTGCCGAAGGAACTCCGCCGTGACCTGCGCGCGGAGGCCGCGGCGCTCGCGGGGGACGACTCTTCCGAGAAGTGA
- a CDS encoding malonic semialdehyde reductase, producing MSLVLDPAAQDLLFREARTANTFTDEPVTDEQVQAIYDLVKFGPTAFNQSPLRITLVRSPEARERLVQHMAEGNRPKTASAPLVAILSADNEFHEELPALFPHFPQAKDVFFAERPAREGAAALNATLQAAYFIIGVRAAGLSAGPMTGLDFAGVQKEFLDDDHTPLMVINIGKPGEDAWFPRSPRLEHDQVITTI from the coding sequence ATGTCTCTCGTTCTTGACCCCGCCGCCCAGGACCTGCTGTTCCGCGAGGCCCGCACCGCGAACACCTTCACCGACGAGCCGGTGACCGACGAGCAGGTCCAGGCGATCTACGACCTGGTCAAGTTCGGCCCGACCGCGTTCAACCAGTCGCCGCTGCGCATCACGCTGGTCCGCTCCCCCGAGGCCCGCGAGCGCCTCGTGCAGCACATGGCCGAGGGCAACCGTCCGAAGACGGCGTCCGCCCCGCTGGTCGCGATCCTCTCCGCGGACAACGAGTTCCACGAGGAGCTCCCGGCGCTGTTCCCGCACTTCCCTCAGGCCAAGGACGTCTTCTTCGCGGAGCGCCCCGCCCGTGAGGGTGCCGCCGCCCTGAACGCCACCCTCCAGGCCGCGTACTTCATCATCGGCGTCCGCGCCGCCGGCCTGTCCGCGGGCCCGATGACCGGCCTCGACTTCGCCGGTGTCCAGAAGGAGTTCCTGGACGACGACCACACCCCGCTGATGGTCATCAACATCGGCAAGCCGGGCGAGGACGCCTGGTTCCCGCGCTCCCCGCGCCTGGAGCACGACCAGGTCATCACCACGATCTGA
- the ychF gene encoding redox-regulated ATPase YchF, whose translation MSLTIGIVGLPNVGKSTLFNALTKNDVLAANYPFATIEPNVGVVGVPDPRLAKLAEVFSSQKILPATVDFVDIAGIVRGASEGEGLGNKFLANIRESDAICQVIRAFKDENVVHVDGKVSPKDDIETINTELILADLQSVEKQVPRLQKESRLQKEKVAVLAAVEEAQKILESGTTLFAAGITAGTEKGRLLHELHLLTTKPFLYVFNVDEDELVDEDFKNEQRALVAPAEAIFLNAKIESELIELDDDEALELLQSMGQEEPGLATLGRVGFDTLGLQTYLTAGPKETRAWTIKKGATAPEAAGVIHTDFQKGFIKAEVISFDDLMETGSVAEARAKGKARMEGKDYVMQDGDVVEFRFNV comes from the coding sequence GTGTCGCTCACGATCGGAATCGTCGGCCTGCCGAATGTCGGCAAGTCGACCCTTTTCAACGCCCTGACCAAGAACGACGTGCTGGCGGCCAACTACCCGTTCGCCACGATCGAGCCGAACGTGGGCGTGGTCGGTGTCCCCGACCCCCGCCTCGCCAAGCTCGCCGAGGTCTTCAGCTCGCAGAAGATCCTCCCGGCGACGGTCGACTTCGTCGACATCGCGGGCATCGTGCGCGGCGCCTCCGAGGGTGAGGGCCTGGGCAACAAGTTCCTCGCGAACATCCGCGAGTCGGACGCGATCTGCCAGGTCATCCGCGCCTTCAAGGACGAGAACGTCGTACACGTCGACGGCAAGGTCTCGCCCAAGGACGACATCGAGACGATCAACACCGAGCTGATCCTCGCGGACCTCCAGTCCGTCGAGAAGCAGGTCCCGCGCCTCCAGAAGGAGTCCCGCCTCCAGAAGGAGAAGGTCGCGGTGCTCGCCGCGGTCGAGGAGGCGCAGAAGATCCTCGAGTCCGGCACGACGCTCTTCGCCGCGGGCATCACCGCCGGCACGGAGAAGGGCCGCCTGCTCCACGAGCTGCACCTCCTCACCACCAAGCCCTTCCTCTACGTGTTCAACGTGGACGAGGACGAGCTGGTCGACGAGGACTTCAAGAACGAGCAGCGCGCCCTGGTCGCCCCCGCCGAGGCGATCTTCCTGAACGCCAAGATCGAGTCGGAGCTGATCGAGCTCGACGACGACGAGGCGCTCGAACTCCTCCAGTCGATGGGCCAGGAAGAGCCCGGCCTGGCCACGCTCGGCCGCGTCGGCTTCGACACCCTCGGCCTCCAGACGTACCTGACGGCAGGCCCGAAGGAAACGCGCGCCTGGACCATCAAGAAGGGGGCCACGGCCCCCGAGGCAGCCGGCGTCATCCACACCGACTTCCAGAAGGGCTTCATCAAGGCGGAGGTCATCTCCTTCGACGACCTGATGGAGACGGGCTCGGTCGCGGAGGCCCGCGCCAAGGGCAAGGCCCGCATGGAGGGCAAGGACTATGTGATGCAGGACGGGGACGTGGTGGAGTTCCGCTTCAACGTCTGA
- a CDS encoding APC family permease, with translation MSAHTAPPAGEDGPPPGGEETLRRSLGFRDLVVYGLLFIAPMAPVGIFGTLDARSHGAVALVYVVATVAMAFTAFSYAQMVRVAPQAGSVFTYARVGLGEAPGFVAGWMAMLDYLLIPAVAYLFSGIAMNALVPSVSRWVWTALAVIITTCLNLWGVRAAARVGLAVLAMEIVVLLVFLGSAIVVLVRDGAERGWLSPLTGDGSQGAFALSAVVGAVSVAVLSYLGFDAIVSFAEEVTGGSAKVARAVLFCLALAGVLFIAQTYLVALLEPVSSAELAADPAKQGSAFYDAIDVSVGGWLHDLVAVSKAIGAAFAALAGQAAAGRLLFAMARDRRLPKALARTDSGVPRVALLCAAVVTLVAAVWAARRDDGLDHLVSVVDIGALTAFVLLHASVVGWFVVRRGGGTFSWWRHLLVPVVGAAITVAVIVEASGTAQVVGAIWLAAGLVVLVAQRGRRGGPVV, from the coding sequence ATGTCCGCCCACACCGCTCCACCAGCCGGGGAAGACGGGCCGCCGCCCGGCGGGGAAGAAACGCTGCGGCGCAGCCTCGGGTTCCGGGACCTCGTCGTCTACGGGCTCCTGTTCATCGCCCCGATGGCCCCGGTCGGCATCTTCGGCACGCTCGACGCCAGGTCGCACGGCGCCGTCGCGCTGGTGTACGTCGTCGCGACGGTCGCGATGGCGTTCACCGCGTTCAGCTACGCGCAGATGGTGCGGGTCGCCCCGCAGGCCGGCTCCGTCTTCACCTACGCGCGCGTGGGGCTCGGTGAGGCGCCGGGGTTCGTCGCCGGGTGGATGGCGATGCTCGACTACCTCCTCATCCCGGCGGTCGCCTATCTCTTCTCCGGGATCGCGATGAACGCCCTGGTGCCGTCGGTGTCGCGCTGGGTGTGGACGGCTCTGGCCGTGATCATCACGACGTGCCTGAACCTGTGGGGCGTGCGGGCGGCGGCCCGGGTCGGCCTCGCGGTCCTGGCGATGGAGATCGTCGTGCTGCTCGTGTTCCTCGGGTCGGCGATCGTCGTACTCGTACGCGACGGGGCGGAGCGCGGCTGGCTGTCGCCGCTGACCGGGGACGGGTCGCAGGGCGCGTTCGCGCTGTCGGCCGTCGTCGGCGCGGTGTCCGTCGCCGTGCTCTCGTACCTGGGCTTCGACGCGATCGTGTCGTTCGCGGAGGAGGTCACGGGCGGCTCGGCGAAGGTGGCGCGGGCGGTGCTGTTCTGTCTGGCGCTCGCGGGTGTGCTGTTCATCGCGCAGACGTATCTCGTGGCGCTCCTCGAACCGGTGTCGTCGGCGGAGCTCGCCGCGGACCCGGCCAAGCAGGGGTCCGCCTTCTACGACGCCATCGACGTGTCGGTCGGCGGGTGGCTGCACGACCTGGTGGCGGTCAGCAAGGCGATCGGCGCGGCGTTCGCGGCGCTGGCCGGGCAGGCGGCGGCCGGGCGGCTGCTGTTCGCGATGGCCCGCGACCGGCGGCTGCCGAAGGCGCTGGCGCGGACGGACTCCGGGGTGCCGCGGGTCGCGCTGCTGTGCGCGGCGGTGGTGACACTGGTCGCGGCGGTCTGGGCCGCCCGCAGGGACGACGGCCTGGACCATCTGGTCTCGGTCGTGGACATCGGCGCTCTCACGGCGTTCGTGCTGCTGCACGCGAGCGTGGTGGGCTGGTTCGTGGTGCGGCGGGGCGGGGGGACCTTCAGCTGGTGGCGGCATCTGCTCGTGCCGGTGGTCGGCGCGGCCATCACGGTCGCGGTGATCGTGGAGGCGTCGGGCACGGCCCAGGTGGTGGGCGCGATCTGGCTGGCGGCGGGGCTCGTGGTGCTGGTGGCGCAGAGGGGGCGGCGGGGCGGGCCGGTGGTCTGA
- the ppgK gene encoding polyphosphate--glucose phosphotransferase, which yields MQIFGVDIGGSGIKGAPVDLDRGDLAQERFKVLTPHPATPDGVADGVQQVVEHFGTRPDRVGITFPGVVTGGAMIRTAANVDKSWIDVDARALLGERLDGLPVTVLNDADAAGVAEMHFGAGRGRKGVVLLLTFGTGIGSALFIDGQLVPNTELGHLELHGHDAEKHASTKAKEDHDLSWEHWAHRVQKYLAHVEMLFSPELFIIGGGVSRKADKFLPLIKGIKAEIVPAQLQNNAGIVGAAMAAAQQK from the coding sequence ATGCAGATCTTCGGCGTGGACATCGGCGGATCAGGGATCAAGGGCGCACCCGTTGACCTGGACCGCGGAGACCTGGCACAGGAGCGGTTCAAGGTCCTGACCCCGCACCCGGCCACGCCCGACGGCGTGGCCGACGGCGTGCAGCAGGTCGTGGAGCACTTCGGCACGCGGCCCGACCGGGTCGGCATCACCTTCCCCGGCGTCGTCACGGGCGGCGCCATGATCCGTACGGCCGCCAACGTGGACAAATCATGGATCGACGTCGACGCCCGAGCCCTCCTCGGCGAGCGGCTCGACGGGCTCCCCGTGACGGTCCTCAACGACGCGGACGCGGCCGGCGTCGCCGAGATGCACTTCGGCGCGGGCCGCGGCCGCAAGGGCGTGGTGCTGCTCCTCACCTTCGGCACCGGCATCGGCAGTGCCCTGTTCATCGACGGACAGCTCGTCCCGAACACCGAGCTCGGCCATCTGGAGCTGCACGGCCACGACGCCGAGAAGCACGCCTCGACGAAGGCGAAGGAAGACCACGACCTGAGCTGGGAACACTGGGCGCACCGTGTCCAGAAGTACCTGGCACATGTCGAGATGCTGTTCTCCCCCGAGCTGTTCATCATCGGCGGCGGCGTGAGCCGCAAGGCCGACAAGTTCCTGCCCCTGATCAAGGGCATCAAGGCGGAAATCGTCCCGGCGCAGCTGCAGAACAACGCGGGGATCGTGGGGGCGGCGATGGCGGCGGCGCAGCAGAAGTAG
- a CDS encoding DUF6542 domain-containing protein — MEQPRRTQPRTPQNPSRRTPPLPPQAQGGSDGRNGPAGSGSSTVYRASGKGGGTAPRPASPVALTLRRFPDPRLTGLGSGLFCTATMFALACLDALLFDGSVTVYGVLFLLVSTLTAMWVRRADLVSAPVAVPIGFAVGILPVADGSGGFGGQVMGLVTALAMHAGWLYGGTLIAGLVVTVRGIRHMARRAARRRALAQARAGSPGTAGQQVTSAPRPRRRTA, encoded by the coding sequence GTGGAACAACCCCGTCGCACTCAGCCGCGCACCCCGCAGAACCCGTCCCGCCGCACGCCCCCGCTCCCGCCGCAGGCGCAGGGCGGCAGCGACGGACGCAACGGACCCGCCGGGTCCGGTTCCAGCACGGTGTACCGGGCGTCGGGCAAGGGCGGCGGCACGGCGCCACGGCCCGCGTCACCGGTCGCCCTCACACTGCGCCGCTTCCCCGACCCGCGCCTCACTGGCCTGGGCAGCGGGCTGTTCTGCACGGCCACGATGTTCGCGCTCGCCTGCCTGGACGCACTGCTGTTCGACGGCTCGGTCACCGTGTACGGGGTGCTCTTCCTGCTGGTCAGCACGCTCACGGCGATGTGGGTGCGGCGCGCCGACCTGGTGAGCGCGCCCGTCGCCGTGCCGATCGGCTTCGCCGTCGGGATCCTGCCGGTGGCCGACGGTTCGGGCGGGTTCGGCGGGCAGGTGATGGGGCTGGTGACGGCCCTCGCGATGCACGCAGGCTGGCTCTACGGCGGCACCCTCATCGCCGGACTCGTCGTGACCGTGCGCGGCATCCGCCACATGGCCCGGCGCGCGGCACGCCGACGAGCCCTCGCACAGGCCCGCGCCGGCTCCCCCGGCACGGCAGGACAACAGGTGACGTCAGCCCCGCGCCCCCGACGGCGCACGGCCTAG
- a CDS encoding DUF4245 domain-containing protein yields the protein MAGTKGKKTVGSLVLSMGATVIAAAGIYVFVPHDDSGTPPVKRVDYRVELLTARRAAPYPVAAPEGLAKSWKATSVRFQGSNFDAWHLGFHDADGQYVGIEQSTEKASAFIDRASQGATETSATQRIGGETWRRYKGDQYDALVLKADKSTTVVTGTASFAQLTKMAEALRAK from the coding sequence GTGGCAGGTACCAAAGGCAAGAAGACCGTGGGCAGTCTGGTCCTCTCGATGGGCGCGACCGTCATCGCGGCGGCAGGCATCTACGTGTTCGTCCCGCACGACGACTCCGGCACCCCGCCGGTGAAGCGCGTGGACTACCGCGTGGAGCTGCTGACGGCGCGACGCGCCGCCCCGTACCCGGTGGCGGCACCCGAGGGACTCGCGAAGTCCTGGAAGGCGACGTCGGTGCGGTTCCAGGGCTCGAACTTCGACGCCTGGCACCTCGGCTTCCACGACGCCGACGGCCAGTACGTGGGCATCGAGCAGTCCACCGAGAAGGCGTCGGCCTTCATCGACCGGGCGAGCCAGGGTGCCACCGAGACCAGCGCGACGCAGCGCATCGGCGGCGAGACCTGGCGGCGCTACAAGGGTGACCAGTACGACGCCCTGGTGCTCAAGGCCGACAAGTCGACAACCGTCGTGACCGGCACGGCGTCGTTCGCGCAGCTGACGAAGATGGCCGAGGCGCTGCGGGCGAAGTAG
- the xseA gene encoding exodeoxyribonuclease VII large subunit, with product MAVNTSADAPLPVGEVSRLIGRWIDRLGAVWVEGQITQLSRRPGAGVVFLTLRDPSHDISVGVTCYRQVFDAVADVVSEGARVVVQAKPEWYAPRGQLSLRASEIRPVGVGELLARLEQLKKTLTVEGLFAPERKKALPFLPQLIGLVCGRASAAERDVLENARHRWPAVRFEVRNVPVQGVHAVPQVVQAVKELDALDDVDVIIVARGGGSVEDLLPFSDEQLVRAVAACRTPVVSAIGHEPDNPLLDHVADLRASTPTDAAKKVVPDVGEEYERVQGLRDRARRSVESFVDREERGLRHALARPVMEDPHRMIEVREEQVTSLAERGRRTLGHLLDRAGSELSHTHARVVALSPAATLKRGYAVLQKADGDVVRAADDVAADEVLRARVAEGEFTVRVENGNVRVETGNQENA from the coding sequence ATGGCTGTGAATACGTCCGCGGACGCCCCGCTGCCCGTCGGGGAGGTGTCGCGGCTCATCGGGCGGTGGATCGACCGGCTCGGTGCCGTGTGGGTCGAGGGACAGATCACCCAGCTGTCCCGGCGCCCCGGCGCCGGCGTCGTGTTTCTGACGCTGCGCGATCCGTCGCACGACATCTCGGTCGGCGTCACCTGCTACCGGCAGGTGTTCGACGCGGTCGCGGACGTCGTCAGCGAGGGCGCGCGCGTCGTCGTCCAGGCGAAGCCGGAGTGGTACGCGCCGCGCGGCCAGCTGTCGCTGCGGGCCTCGGAGATCAGACCGGTGGGCGTCGGTGAACTGCTCGCCAGGCTGGAGCAGTTGAAGAAGACCCTGACCGTCGAGGGGCTCTTCGCGCCCGAGCGCAAGAAGGCGCTGCCGTTCCTGCCGCAGCTCATCGGGCTCGTGTGCGGGCGCGCGTCGGCCGCCGAGCGGGACGTCCTGGAGAACGCGCGGCACCGCTGGCCCGCCGTCCGTTTCGAGGTGCGCAATGTGCCGGTCCAGGGTGTGCACGCCGTGCCGCAGGTCGTGCAGGCGGTCAAGGAGCTGGACGCGCTCGACGACGTCGACGTGATCATCGTGGCGCGCGGCGGCGGCAGCGTCGAGGACCTCCTGCCGTTCTCGGACGAGCAGCTGGTGCGGGCCGTCGCCGCCTGCCGTACGCCGGTCGTCTCGGCGATCGGCCACGAGCCGGACAATCCGCTCCTCGACCACGTGGCGGACCTGCGCGCCTCCACTCCGACCGACGCGGCGAAGAAGGTCGTGCCGGACGTCGGCGAGGAGTACGAGCGGGTGCAGGGGCTGCGGGACCGGGCGCGGCGCAGCGTCGAGTCGTTCGTGGACCGGGAGGAGCGCGGGCTCAGGCATGCCCTCGCCCGTCCGGTCATGGAGGACCCGCACCGCATGATCGAGGTGCGCGAGGAGCAGGTGACGTCGCTGGCCGAGCGCGGCCGACGCACGCTCGGGCACCTCCTCGACCGCGCCGGGTCGGAGCTGTCCCACACGCACGCGCGCGTGGTGGCCCTGTCCCCCGCCGCGACCCTCAAGCGGGGTTACGCGGTGCTGCAGAAGGCCGACGGGGACGTCGTGCGCGCCGCGGACGACGTGGCGGCGGACGAGGTGCTGCGGGCGCGGGTCGCCGAGGGCGAATTCACCGTACGGGTCGAGAACGGGAACGTACGGGTCGAGACCGGGAACCAGGAGAACGCATGA
- a CDS encoding exodeoxyribonuclease VII small subunit, translated as MTTKTDEAGLGYEQARDELIEVVRRLEAGGTSLEESLALWERGEELAKVCRRWLDGARARLDAALAESGPDGGADEEG; from the coding sequence ATGACCACGAAGACCGACGAGGCCGGGCTCGGTTACGAGCAGGCGCGGGACGAGCTGATCGAGGTCGTCCGGCGGCTCGAGGCGGGCGGCACGTCGCTCGAGGAGTCGCTCGCGCTGTGGGAGCGGGGCGAGGAGCTGGCGAAGGTGTGCCGGCGCTGGCTGGACGGGGCGCGGGCGCGCCTGGACGCGGCGCTGGCGGAGTCCGGTCCGGACGGGGGCGCGGACGAGGAGGGATGA
- the glpX gene encoding class II fructose-bisphosphatase — translation MTEHHQLPSELEVPAEAPDRNLALELVRVTEAAAMAAGRWVGRGDKNGADGAAVRAMRTLVSTVSMNGVVVIGEGEKDEAPMLYNGERVGDGTSAEVDIAVDPIDGTTLCAKGMPNAIAVLAAADRGTMFDPSAVFYMDKLVAGPEAADYVDINAPVAVNIRRIAKAKRAAPEDVTVVILDRPRHEGIIKEVREAGARIKLISDGDVAGSVLAVREDSGVDLLLGIGGTPEGIISACAIKCLGGVIQGKLWPKDDEERQRAIDAGHDLDRVLSTNDLVSGENVFFVATGITDGELLRGVRYRAESATTSSLVMRSKSGTIRQIDSQHRLSKLRAYSAIDFDRAK, via the coding sequence ATGACCGAGCATCACCAGTTGCCGTCCGAACTCGAAGTCCCCGCGGAGGCTCCCGACCGGAACCTCGCCCTGGAGCTCGTCCGCGTCACCGAGGCCGCGGCCATGGCCGCCGGCCGCTGGGTCGGCCGCGGCGACAAGAACGGGGCGGACGGCGCCGCCGTGCGCGCCATGCGCACCCTCGTCTCCACCGTCTCGATGAACGGCGTCGTCGTCATCGGTGAGGGCGAGAAGGACGAAGCCCCGATGCTCTACAACGGGGAGCGCGTCGGCGACGGGACGAGCGCCGAGGTCGACATCGCCGTGGACCCGATCGACGGCACCACGCTCTGCGCCAAGGGCATGCCGAACGCCATCGCGGTCCTGGCCGCCGCCGACCGCGGCACCATGTTCGACCCGTCCGCCGTGTTCTACATGGACAAGCTGGTCGCGGGCCCCGAGGCCGCCGACTACGTGGACATCAACGCCCCGGTCGCGGTGAACATCCGCCGTATCGCCAAGGCCAAGCGGGCCGCTCCCGAGGACGTCACGGTCGTCATCCTGGACCGGCCGCGCCACGAGGGCATCATCAAGGAGGTCCGCGAGGCCGGCGCCCGGATCAAGCTGATCTCCGACGGCGATGTCGCGGGCTCCGTGCTCGCGGTGCGCGAGGACAGTGGCGTCGACCTGCTCCTGGGCATCGGCGGCACCCCCGAGGGCATCATCTCGGCGTGCGCCATCAAGTGCCTGGGCGGTGTCATCCAGGGCAAGCTGTGGCCCAAGGACGACGAGGAGCGCCAGCGGGCGATCGACGCGGGCCACGACCTGGACCGGGTCCTGTCGACGAACGACCTGGTCTCCGGCGAGAACGTGTTCTTCGTCGCCACCGGCATCACGGACGGCGAGCTGCTGCGCGGCGTCCGCTACCGCGCCGAGAGCGCCACGACGTCCTCGCTGGTGATGCGCTCCAAGTCGGGGACGATCCGTCAGATCGACTCGCAGCACCGGCTGTCGAAGCTGCGCGCGTACAGCGCGATCGACTTCGACCGCGCCAAGTAG
- a CDS encoding WhiB family transcriptional regulator codes for MLHPPHQSLQVAAVPPQRGPVRDRDQDAPWHTEAVCRRDEAGLFFAPSKEPTAARLSREEAAKRVCARCPVMVECREHALLQPEPYGVWGGLTAAERRVVLARRRRREVELQKATSSVDQIRAAG; via the coding sequence GTGCTGCATCCGCCGCATCAGTCCCTGCAGGTCGCCGCCGTCCCCCCGCAGCGGGGGCCAGTGCGAGATCGGGACCAGGACGCCCCGTGGCACACGGAGGCCGTGTGCAGGCGCGACGAAGCCGGCCTTTTCTTCGCCCCTTCCAAGGAGCCGACCGCGGCCCGCCTGTCCCGCGAGGAGGCGGCCAAGCGCGTCTGCGCCCGCTGCCCCGTGATGGTCGAATGCCGCGAGCACGCGCTCCTTCAGCCCGAGCCCTACGGGGTGTGGGGCGGCCTCACCGCCGCCGAGCGCCGTGTGGTCCTCGCCCGCAGGCGCCGGCGCGAGGTCGAGCTCCAGAAGGCGACGAGCTCGGTCGACCAGATCCGCGCGGCCGGCTGA